One Megalopta genalis isolate 19385.01 chromosome 5, iyMegGena1_principal, whole genome shotgun sequence DNA window includes the following coding sequences:
- the Vps2 gene encoding vacuolar protein sorting 2 — translation MEWLFGKRITPEEMLRKNQRALNKAMRDLDRERMRMEQQEKKIIQDIKKLAKDGQMDAVKIMAKDLVRTRRYVKKFMLMKANIQAVSLKIQTLRSQNTMAQAMKGVTRAMQNMNKQLNLPQIQKILQEFEKQSEIMDMKEEIMNDAIDDAMEDEGDEEESDAIVSQVLDELGLQLTDQLSGLPQASGSLTVTGTRQPVAAAAGSDDTGNLDADADLQARLENLRRE, via the exons ATGGAGTGGTTGTTCGGAAAACGAATTACTCCCGAGGAAATGCTCAGGAAGAATCAGAGAGCTTTGAATAAGGCGATGAGAGACCTAGATAGAGAAAGAATGAGGatggaacaacaagaaaagaaaattatacAAGATATAAAGAAGCTGGCCAAAGATGGACAAATG GATGCTGTAAAAATTATGGCAAAAGATCTCGTGAGAACCAGACGTTACGTGAAGAAGTTTATGTTAATGAAAGCGAATATACAAGCGGTCTCATTGAAAATACAGACGTTACGTTCGCAAAATACAATGGCGCAGGCAATGAAGGGTGTTACAAGAGCAATGCAGAATATGAACAA GCAACTGAATCTTCCTCAAATTCAGAAAATATTGCAAGAGTTTGAAAAACAATCAGAAATAATGGATATGAAAGAGGAGATTATGAATGATGCGATAGATGATGCGATGGAGGATGAGGGAGACGAAGAGGAAag CGATGCCATTGTATCGCAAGTTCTCGATGAACTGGGTCTGCAATTAACGGACCAATTGTCTGGTCTACCACAGGCGTCAGGTTCGCTAACTGTAACTGGTACAAGGCAACCGGTTGCAGCAGCTGCCGGATCCGACGATACTGGAAATCTTGACGCAGACGCTGATTTGCAGGCCCGATTGGAAAACCTACGACGTGAATAA